The Hyalangium gracile genome includes a window with the following:
- the rsmI gene encoding 16S rRNA (cytidine(1402)-2'-O)-methyltransferase → MSGTLYLVATPIGNLGDITSRALEVLKRVAFVACEDTRHSRVLLEHFGLAPETVSLPAFAEGQRAGRILDRIAAGEDCALITDAGSPGISDPGERLVAEALERGVSVVPVPGATALVAALSASGLPTGRFHFLGFLPRKGPERRAMLEEVAQLSATLVLYESPRRLGETLADLLEAWGDRRACVARELTKVHEEFVRGPLSELSARYGAEEPRGEVVVLVEGRTGERRWSEEELRRALEEGLARGEKLKALSTELARRAGWSGQDVYRLGLNLKR, encoded by the coding sequence ATGTCCGGGACGCTCTATCTCGTGGCCACGCCCATCGGGAACCTGGGGGACATCACCTCCCGGGCCCTGGAGGTCCTCAAACGCGTGGCCTTCGTCGCCTGCGAGGACACGCGGCACTCGCGCGTGCTGCTGGAGCACTTCGGCCTCGCTCCGGAGACCGTGAGCCTGCCCGCCTTCGCCGAGGGCCAGCGCGCCGGGCGCATCCTCGATCGCATCGCCGCCGGGGAGGACTGCGCCCTCATCACCGACGCCGGCAGCCCCGGCATCAGCGATCCGGGAGAGCGCCTGGTGGCCGAGGCGTTGGAGCGAGGCGTGTCCGTGGTGCCGGTGCCGGGCGCCACGGCCCTGGTGGCGGCGCTGAGCGCGTCCGGGCTGCCCACGGGGCGCTTCCACTTCCTGGGCTTCCTGCCGCGCAAGGGCCCCGAGCGCCGCGCCATGCTGGAGGAGGTGGCCCAGCTGTCGGCCACGCTCGTGCTCTACGAGTCCCCGCGCCGGCTGGGCGAGACGCTGGCGGATCTGCTGGAGGCCTGGGGCGATCGCCGCGCCTGTGTGGCCCGGGAGCTGACCAAGGTGCACGAGGAGTTCGTGCGGGGCCCGCTCTCGGAGCTCTCCGCGCGCTACGGGGCGGAGGAGCCCCGCGGCGAGGTGGTGGTGCTGGTGGAGGGGCGCACCGGTGAGCGCCGCTGGTCCGAGGAGGAGCTGCGGCGGGCCCTGGAGGAGGGCCTGGCGCGCGGCGAGAAGCTCAAGGCGCTGAGCACCGAGCTGGCCCGCCGCGCGGGCTGGTCCGGCCAGGACGTCTACCGCCTGGGCCTGAACCTCAAGCGCTGA
- a CDS encoding YraN family protein produces MGRAMVDRRSYGNEAEAAAVRFLEARGYRIRARNFRCRYGELDIVAEHGDTVCFVEVRMRSTAVWGDPSHTVSFSKQRRVVKAALHYLFAHDLREKMMRFDVVSVVGHGEKATVEHIPNAFDAGM; encoded by the coding sequence ATGGGACGGGCGATGGTGGACAGGCGGAGCTATGGGAACGAGGCCGAGGCGGCGGCGGTCCGCTTCCTGGAAGCGCGGGGCTACCGCATCCGCGCTCGTAATTTCCGGTGCCGCTACGGCGAGCTGGACATCGTGGCAGAGCATGGCGACACCGTCTGCTTCGTGGAGGTGCGGATGCGCTCCACGGCCGTGTGGGGAGACCCCTCGCACACGGTGTCTTTCTCCAAGCAGCGTCGGGTGGTGAAAGCCGCGCTGCACTACCTCTTCGCGCATGACTTGCGCGAGAAGATGATGCGCTTCGACGTCGTCTCGGTCGTGGGCCACGGGGAGAAGGCCACCGTGGAGCACATTCCGAACGCCTTCGACGCGGGGATGTGA
- a CDS encoding DUF3592 domain-containing protein gives MRRSELALALILLVLLPMSCFVLWFDIQTTYDVVRQFRSVSYPSVPGTITVSELDAFRKPKGGGQAYAFRVRYTYEVGGQKLEGSRVRYVTGRSREHAPAKALSKRFPLNAQVPVYYDADDPKDALLDPGGNGPDLLYPMYPGLFTILTLIGWCLAAMMRREPTDIPEFERNGRIHLTVFALPPSLIGVFGAGIAVFVGMGFWFSDSVFPISTAITIWASVFLAGGAAALVQKLRLRSGVYDVILDDQTVSLPATHGRRRRVQVPRQQIVTVSLDRQGQQKKAYRPTLEFLHPGGGSRLEPIGPWMTDQDKAQALADALKIRLRLMERQAKAAAPARSAR, from the coding sequence GTGCGCCGATCCGAGTTAGCACTGGCCCTCATCCTGCTGGTCCTGCTGCCCATGTCCTGCTTCGTCCTCTGGTTCGACATCCAGACGACGTACGACGTCGTGCGGCAGTTCCGCTCCGTGAGCTACCCGAGCGTCCCGGGAACCATCACCGTCAGCGAGCTGGACGCGTTCCGGAAGCCCAAGGGCGGTGGCCAGGCCTACGCCTTCCGGGTGCGCTACACCTACGAGGTCGGCGGCCAGAAGCTCGAGGGCAGCCGGGTCCGCTACGTGACGGGGCGCTCGCGCGAGCACGCCCCCGCGAAGGCCCTGTCCAAGCGCTTCCCGCTGAACGCCCAGGTGCCGGTGTACTACGACGCGGACGATCCCAAGGACGCGCTCCTGGATCCGGGCGGGAACGGACCGGACCTGCTGTACCCCATGTATCCCGGGCTGTTCACCATCCTGACGCTCATCGGCTGGTGCCTCGCGGCGATGATGCGGCGCGAGCCCACGGACATCCCCGAGTTCGAGCGCAACGGCCGCATCCACCTCACGGTGTTCGCCCTGCCCCCCTCCCTCATCGGCGTCTTCGGGGCGGGGATTGCCGTGTTTGTGGGGATGGGCTTCTGGTTCAGCGACTCCGTGTTTCCGATCTCCACGGCCATCACCATCTGGGCGTCCGTGTTCCTCGCCGGAGGAGCCGCGGCGCTCGTGCAGAAGCTTCGCCTGCGCTCGGGTGTGTACGACGTGATCCTCGACGATCAGACGGTCTCCCTGCCCGCGACCCATGGCCGGCGGCGGAGGGTCCAGGTGCCGCGGCAACAGATCGTGACGGTCAGCCTCGATCGCCAGGGCCAGCAGAAGAAGGCCTACCGTCCCACGCTGGAGTTCCTCCACCCGGGCGGAGGCTCTCGCCTCGAGCCCATCGGCCCGTGGATGACGGACCAGGACAAGGCCCAGGCTCTGGCGGACGCGCTGAAGATCCGGCTGAGGCTCATGGAGCGTCAGGCGAAGGCAGCTGCGCCGGCCCGCTCCGCCCGCTGA
- a CDS encoding phosphatidylglycerol lysyltransferase domain-containing protein, which produces MRHNLVRAHGSDPISYSTLQAGLSYFETSFGYVAFQRAFGFDLTLGPPVCASGDRAEMIQRFLSSRRSPLFFYVPRDVAMLVAERGGPRFRVSGMGVDKVMALDPSGSEVHPRVRGALKKASRGGFEVREVRPATLSAEERGRLESITRSYLRRSSVPVEMHFLNRPLSFDDDGLARLFVLRQGSEGQVFGYAVLDPYFDGGRIQGYLLNLIRFERTRLWGVYYSAVSTLASLLREEGLRQLSLGFCPLVDVDTEGCSPVLARQVRWMERQLAGIEYLARLRAMKEAFPGLTPQRYFVTPSPWAVTTLLALLRACRVPFTGILRRTFLE; this is translated from the coding sequence GTGAGGCACAACCTGGTGCGAGCCCATGGCTCGGATCCGATCTCCTATTCGACGCTCCAGGCCGGGCTCTCCTACTTCGAGACCTCCTTCGGCTATGTGGCCTTCCAGCGTGCCTTCGGGTTCGACCTGACGCTCGGACCTCCCGTCTGCGCGAGCGGCGATCGCGCGGAGATGATCCAGCGCTTCCTGAGCAGCCGCCGCAGCCCGCTGTTCTTCTACGTGCCCCGGGACGTCGCGATGCTCGTGGCCGAGCGCGGAGGCCCCCGGTTTCGCGTCAGCGGCATGGGGGTGGACAAGGTGATGGCGCTCGACCCCTCCGGCTCGGAGGTCCACCCGAGGGTGAGGGGAGCGCTCAAGAAGGCCTCGCGCGGCGGCTTCGAGGTTCGCGAGGTCCGACCGGCCACCCTGAGCGCCGAGGAGCGAGGGAGGCTCGAGTCCATCACTCGCAGCTACCTGCGCCGGAGCTCGGTGCCCGTGGAGATGCACTTCCTCAACCGCCCGCTGTCGTTCGACGATGACGGGCTCGCCCGCCTGTTCGTCCTGCGGCAGGGCTCCGAGGGACAGGTGTTCGGCTACGCGGTGCTCGACCCGTACTTCGATGGCGGCCGCATCCAGGGCTACCTGCTCAACCTCATCCGCTTCGAGCGGACCCGGCTGTGGGGGGTGTACTACTCGGCTGTCTCGACGCTGGCCTCGCTCCTGAGGGAGGAGGGCCTCCGACAGCTCTCGCTGGGGTTCTGCCCGCTCGTCGATGTGGACACCGAGGGCTGCTCGCCCGTGCTGGCTCGCCAGGTGCGCTGGATGGAGCGCCAGCTCGCCGGAATCGAGTACCTGGCTCGACTCCGGGCGATGAAGGAGGCCTTCCCGGGACTGACGCCCCAGCGCTACTTCGTGACGCCGTCCCCGTGGGCCGTGACGACACTCCTGGCGCTGCTGCGTGCCTGCCGCGTGCCGTTCACGGGCATCCTCCGCCGCACCTTCCTGGAGTGA